CTATTGTAAAAGAAATTGCAAACTTTGAAAAGTTTAAAGCAAAAGAGacaataaattatatttgaatCACTAAAAAATCAATATGGCTAATAATATACATAGTGGATCAAAATGGCCTCGACTGCATACACAAGACTTGTctaagatcaagccagtcaaaactTCAACATGAGTGTGCAAGGGCCTCACAAAACCCTACCCTAGATGAGGAGCTATTGGCTTCTAGGGAAGGAAAGCTCAGTTATCTTCAGAGATGCAGCCCTGGAAGGTTGGCCTTGTTTTAGTGAATAGACCTACAATTATGTTCATACAAATACTACCAACATCAAGTGGACATAGTAGTTAAGAAAAAGGGTTGGAGGAATTGAGGAAATGAGCTGAATACAGTGGTAGTCATAAAGATGAAAAGAAGTAGAtggatttgaaaaatattttaggagGTAGAAGTTGAAAGGACTTGGTAAAATATTGACTATACAAAAAAGTAAGAGAATAAGACAATCCTGGAATACAATCAGGTTTCTGGTTTACATAATGAGACAAACGCTGCCATTCACTAGGCAAATATTcaatgagccaaaaaaaaaatatagggtTAGTTTTTGGACAGCATGTATTTGAAGTGCCTTTTACTAAAGGGTGAAGCTAAACCTATCTTCTCAGGACTCAGAGGTCTACATGGAGATGGGTatttgaaagatatatatataataaaatggctaataattacaaaatacataaattaagaCTCTTCTTTAACTAAATTTTAGTTCACAACAAACATGGCTACAACTGCAAGTCCTGTTTTAGTTCTTATGGTTATGCATACTTACGTAAAGTACTCATCAAAAGGGTACTGCTGTCATGAAGTCTATTACAAGTAGCATCAGCATCTGAAGTCCTGCACTGGGGCCCAGCAGACATACTAGGGTGCTCTGAGTTGTATTTCCTTGGACCCGAAGGAGAGGATTGGTCATCATCTTCAGAATCACTAGAACTATCCTCACTACTTgaagatgaggaactgtcagaatCTGATGAACTATCACAACTACTCATCTGGTCCATAAGACTAGCTTCTGCCTTCagttctgaaaatagaaataacaggTCAAATAAATAACATGAAGAAACACAAGAACATATAAATGCATTAGCTTTTAAGAAGATATTGGTAAGgaatatataaaactaaaatacataTTCCAACATCtaaaccatttatttttaaaaattcctataGTGCACTGTCCAAGCAACATACAGCCTGTTACTGTTGCCCTTGGTTAACCCTCAGAAGCAGAAGCTGGTCCCTATCGTGAAAGACAGCATGTAGTTCAATAACAGGGTCCAGAGACCACTTTGTTGGAACTGACCTGCATGCCCTTTCCTCGAGGACTacttttcatggtaccagaagttGACATGGAGGCTTCCAATGGAGAGAGGTAATCAACAGTCTCACCCAGCTATCATGCCCATGAATCACATCACCTGGCACAATAACACTAACCAAGCAGTAGTGGTACACACACCTTGGTGGTAACcagcagctctctaattggacttatgACCCACACAGCCAGAGAGACTatacctggtactggaaacttagTTAACTTCTTAttgctagtgaagtcatggttattggaggggaatctacaaccactaatttactaaaATACAGCATAATCCCTAATAAtaacaatctataaacatttgtccttacatctacagataagtgtagtcttcatCCCTCAtccaggaaacatttttttttttttttgcaacagaaatcaaaacagaaaaccacaaccaatcaaaacacATGCTATTTTGTGCATGCCTATTTATATACTAATTCATGTTTTTAATGACTCTGTATCTCATTCTGCTCAATTGTTATGATACCcattatataaatacatcataCATTGGTTATCAACTTTACTTTATAGATACTCTGGTTGGTTTCCATGTTTAGTAGTAGCAAGGTTGTGATAGCAAACAAGGCTGTTCCGTAAAGCCTACAGTAAATCTTCTGGTgacatgtgtatttatttttcttgagcaGAAAAGAAGGTGTTTAGCTTCATTAAAACCCACCAGCTTTCAAAGTGACCTAGAATTCTAGTTTTTTAATAAGCAATGATCCAAAACCTTGTTCCTAGATTCATTAGGCACTTGGATGTCTTCTCTTGTTATGCATCTGCTCAAATGTTTTTCTCGTATTTGGTTGTCTTTTCCTCGCTGATTTGTACACATCCTTTATACTAGCTTTAGTTGTAAGTCCTTtatcatatattaatatttccTCCAAATCTGTGTAGCTACAGTGCTTTTTGATGTACCACTAAGTCTCTGAAAGGTTGGCTCCTTCTCATATTGGTTTAAGTGTAACCCTCTGTAAGGATTTATTTCTTTCAAGCTTTCATTACCTGTTTTGTTGTCTTTGAGACACTTACTTCTGAAAGTCATTTGAATACACATTTGCCCTTTTActtcttgcctcctcctcctctcttcctcctcttcctcttcctcctcctcttcctctttttcctccttctcctcctccctcatcGACATGGCCAAATATAAGCAATGTGAGAAGATAAACTCTGTCTTAGTCACATTGTACAATTATTTTTGTATAATGttgaatttattaatatttctttgaatttctttagtTTTAAGCTTAGGAAAGATGCtagtttatagttttatttttcttacacatATTAATTCAGTTTGTGTATCACGGTAATTTTAGTCTAAAAACATGAGCTTATCAATGTTTTATGTTGGTCACCTTTTcattactataaaatatatttgaggtttcaatttataaaatgataaggTTTATTTTGCTCTCAGTGTTAGAGGTCTCAGTTCACAGTCAGGCAGACCCATTGCAATTATGCATCCAATGGAGGTGCCTGATGGAAATGACAAGGAGCACATAAGTGAATCGAACatgggcaggaactcaagacaggaagaggaaggagctaGAAGGCAATACCCTTTTATAGGGTATACAACACTAGGCAACAGCTCTTGGTAAAACCAATTCCCTCTTTGatacctccacacatgtacttAGTACATTTTGGTCACATTCTTCCCTCCAACCATTCTTCCACTCTTTGTACTCTTAGCATGCTTCCGCTTTCCTGTCATGAAGTCCCCACCGCACTCTCATGTCTTTTgggatttgtttttgctttgtgacCCACCAGGGCTTAACTGGAACCACTCTCATGGGTGTGAAGCTACCCACGTGAAGGTGAGCAATTCATCAATGACAATCACTGACGACAACGACCTTCCCTCCAGCAGCCTATTAATTCCTCATATGTGACTCAGTACTTACTGTCTGTCTTGGGCATGCCCTTGGTAGGCAGCCGCAGCTGGTGTGAGCTCATGAGTGCCACAGACAGCATGTCTACCCTACAGCATGCCCTCTTCCCTATTGTTTAGCTCTCACATTCTTGCCCTTCTTCCTTGATGCTCCCTGACATAGTTATAATATTCTTCTATAACTTTTTAATGGCTACTGGATCCATAGTGAATACATTACACTACTGACTGGAGAAGTGCTCATTAAATTCCCAATGTTAATGATTCatatcttttcatctttgtttataAAAGAGGTTTGtcaattgtatatatgtattgataAACTCTTGGTTTCACTGACATCCTCTACCTCtttcaatttcatttatttttctttctttttgctttttttggtttattattttcttttggtttattgtttatttggttttgttttttgttctgggcttttttatttgtttttagtttattgttttcttctattgGAACTTCAGTTATGAcacttttctccttctctaaTTCAAGCATTTAGAACCACAGAACCACCCCCTCTTGCCACTGTTTTGGATGCATGTTCACTTTCTGTATTTAGGACCCagtatttctaatttctttttattcttttttctttaacccATGGACCACTTAAAAGTAAGGAAATTTCCAAgtgtttaaagatttgtttattgtcGCCTGCTATTGACTTTAAGTGTGTGTTATGGTCAGAGTACAGTTTTTATGattctgttttaaataaatgactCAAGGTTTTTCTTATAGCCCCCGACATGTTTTATATTGTTGAGTACTCATTCAGTAGACACTTAAGGAAAAAAGGTTCATTTCTTTATTGCATTTAGttgatatgtggtgtgtgtgtgtgtatgtgtgtatgcaccttGCATGTTGCCTGTTACCACCCAGAGCACATTGAGGAAGGAAGTCACTAAGGATtgtcaaatgttttatttgtttccattgTCTCAGTTTTATCTCATAAGTTTGCAGTTCCATTGCTAGACACATTGTCTTCCTGCTAAATGAACCCTTTAGTTATTATTAATGTACTTCTTTGTGCTAATTTGTTATGTATCTGATATTCGCACAACCACATCGCTTACATGGTATATTCTTTTATCCTTTTACTTGAAAGCTgcctatttcattaatttcttataaaatttctTATAAACAGcacagttgtatttttttttttgcaatctcCATTTCAACTAATTGTGTTAGACCACTCATATCTACATTAATCACTGGTACACTAAGTCTTACCTGTGTCATGTAACATTTGCTTTAtgcttattttctgtgtatttgatTCCTGTttactttcctttcatttctgtggGATACCCGAATCTTTTTCAGagttctgtcttccttccttcctttctttctttctctcatgtgtTTTAGGTGTCACTTTACATATATGATGGTGTACTAGCATACATGTCTTGCCATGATTCACTGTTTCAAGAGGTGAAAATCACTTAGTTTAgatccctttccttttcttttctttgtttgtttgtttctttctttcttttttttttttttttttttttttttttttttttttttttttttttttttgtcttaaggtgttttattgtagaaacgagataaagagagaaaaggtagagaaatAGAAGCCAgtcatggccacatggagagggggaagggagaattaAACCAAGAGTGAGAGGttaagggagaagggagagagagggagagagagattttttttttggtcttatagATGCCTTTTCTTCTCAAGTTTTAAATGTTATTGTCTTAAGTATCAGTATTAACCAAAAGGTTAGCTTTTGCTTTGATTGCCACATAAGATTTGGGAACGTCATGAGGGCAATCATATTCTATTGTACATGATTTTTCTGTTGTTCTATATCCCTGACTGATGCTCCCCAATTCCTTCttgttatcatttcttttttgattacttcAATTTCTATAGCAAATATGTCAGAGCATCCCCATAGTAACAAGTACTTTTAGTGTTCATGTCTGTGGAAGTCTATTTCCCCTTTATTACTTAAGACTAATTTTGGTGAACACAGAGTTCATAGCTTTCAGCAGTGAGCAGTGTAGAGCCAGTTCTGAGTTTCCAATAAGACATATGATATTACCTACGTGGTGTTCCTCTGTGTAATGTGGCATAGCTCTCTTGCCTTCTGaacttttttatctttgtttaatTTATGTGTCTTAGCATGCATTTCTTTGGGTTTATCCTGTTTTGGATTTGCTCAATTTCTTGAATCTATGGGTTCATGTTAATCAACCTGGGATTGTTTTCAGGGAttatttctttcaattatttttcattCCCCTTTTGTTTGTCCTCTGAGAGTTCAGTTGCCTCCCCTCTTGGAACTTTTGTCACTTTGCAGCAAACCCTTAGGGGCTATTCCCTTTGCTTAAGTACACTTTCTGTTTTAGATCAAGTGAGTTCTCTTGGGCCTGCCTAGTAGATTTGTGCTgttattttgttagttttataatttctatttgaGCCTTGTTTAAAACTTCACTTTAATTCTACTTTTCACTTgcttaaagaaaatttataattgAATCATTTTGTGAAGGctattttaagacccttatcagATAATTCTAAGATCTATTTTCTCTGGGAATTACTtcagacatttctcattcaagttGTGATTTTCCTGGTTTACAGTATAATATGTAACTTCCTAGTATATCTTAGTTTTAGTGTGTATTCTAGGGGACAACTGACTTAAATCTTGTAGTATAGCAGGCAGTCCTGGTTCAGGTTTAGCATGCAGATACTTGCCTGTTTTTGTGACAAATGACATTCTAATTCCAGACCTTTTACAGATCTGTTGTGGTTTTCTTGGTAAATCTCCAGCAACTCGAGTTCCCACTGGTAAACTTGACAAAGGAGCTTTACCAGCATTGAAGCCCAGTTCCTGGGAAAAGGAAGTCTGTGGTCTAATAGAACAAAGACTGCTTCCAGGGTTGAGGaagagagttgggggagggaggagatccCATGAAGGGGGAGGAAGTGCTTCCCAGCAAAGTGCTTGTTATAGCAGGTGTCCCTTGCCAGTGTCCCCCAGTCTCAAGGTgcttttcaaatgaagaaaaagctTTGAAGGCAGGGAGGCTGtctgggagatggggagggaatgAGCCTTTGTCATAGTGTGATGTCACATGCACAGGCCTTCTTGTGATGTCAAATGCCCATGCATTTCCTGACTGAGAAGGACAGTCTCAGCCCAAGCACAGAGGAGCACTTTAAGACCCCAAGTGCTGGCATAGTGTTATTCCTTTTGCTGGAACACTCAACTTCCTAGTGTCTCTGCGTGATGTGGGGGAATTTTAGGCCCTATCTAATTTCTTAAACTCAAATTTACAGATAACTCAAAGAGTGTAAATgcaaacacagatgcacagaaTTTCTAGTGTAATTTCTGGATATAAATTGTAAAGATGATCCAACCATTAGAGAGTAGTCAGTTacgaggctgggaagatggcccagcagttaagagaatgttcttccagaagactcaagtttagttcccagcacctatgtcaggtgacacacaaccacctgtgactccagatTCAAGGgatcctatgtcctcttctggcatctgtgggcacctacacacatgtgaacaaacGTAtattgccacacacacatacata
This genomic window from Mastomys coucha isolate ucsf_1 unplaced genomic scaffold, UCSF_Mcou_1 pScaffold12, whole genome shotgun sequence contains:
- the Eaf2 gene encoding ELL-associated factor 2 isoform X3, whose translation is MWNPPRTSNLVQHSPSEVKMSPTSLMDDIERELKAEASLMDQMSSCDSSSDSDSSSSSSSEDSSSDSEDDDQSSPSGPRKYNSEHPSMSAGPQCRTSDADATCNRLHDSSTLLMSTLRSDLQLSESESDSGD